A window of Pseudomonas putida genomic DNA:
GGATCAGGAATCTGAGCCATTTGGCCTTGTTTTGAGTTGTCATTATTGTTCTCCGGGCGTAATCGGGTCGTCAGTTTCAGGCGTTGGAAGGGGTGGCCAGGGTCAGTTCAGCCAAGATGCGCAGTTCGCCCAGCACGCGTCGGACATAGGCCACCTGGTTGTTCGCCCAGCGGTGTTCGTCGGCCAGCATGCGCTCGAGCGAGTAGCCTTTCGGGAGCGGCGTTTCGCTCATCTCCCGGTAAGCAATGAAGGGGTCGGCCGCTTCAACGTGCTGGCGGAAGGCCGGGGCCACGTAGTGGTTTTCCTGCTCAAGAATGAACGCGATCACCTGTGGGGTGGCTTCGCCCAGCATCAACAGCTCGAACAGCATGCGGGCGCTGGGCAGATCATCTTCGTCGCTGCCTTGCAATACGCCGTAGTGGCCGAAGCCCTTTTGTTCGGGGACGATGCGCACGCCCTTGAGGTGAACCTGGCGGATGTGCGGCGCCAGGTTGTGCAGGGCCTGCAGGGGCTGTTCGCAGGCATTGATCATGTTGCCGAAGTCGAACAGGGCATGCAGGCGAGGGTGGTTCAGACGGTTGAGCAGTTGCGCGATTTCGCTGCTCTTGAGCTCTTCATGCTGCTCGAAGTCAAAGTACAGATCGTTGGCGTCGGCCTGTTGTGCGAGGTAGTGCAGGTCGGTCTCGATCACGTCCATGACCCGCGACAGCGTGCCCTCGTAACGTGAGTAAACACGGATGTTGCGCACCCCCAGGGCCTTGGCGATGGCGATCACCTGGTCGACATCCTTTTTCAGCGTGCTGCTGATTTCCAGGTGCACATCCAGCCCCAGCGCCTTGGCCTTGCTGGCAAACGCCTGGAGCTGCACTGGTGACATCTGGCTCAGGCTGTATTCCTCGCCGTCGAGCAAGTGCAGGCTCAGACCTTGCAGCTCGTGGCGATAGGCGAAGTCCAGCAGGTCGGCCGGGGTGACACGACCGTGGGTGAGGTTGGTGAGTAGCGGGTAGGCGTGGGCAAACAGGCGCAATTGCCCGAGACGCTCGAGCAACCGCTGGGCCAGTGCCTCCGTCAGCACTGGAGCCGTCTCGTGCCCGACCACCTTATGGCTCAGCAAGGCGTTGAATCGTTCCTGGATCTTGTTGTTCATTGGCGTCGTTCCTGGTTCAGACACCGGGTCTACCGGCGCAGCCTTTATCGCGCCAGTCAGGAACGCTCGATAGATCCATTATCAATTAATTGATAAGGCCACTTGCCTCGCATCAAGTGTTCGGTGGCAGATAACCCAGCGTGCGCAAGGCCCGGGCCAGCTCCTCGACACGCTCCCGGGCCTGCTTTTCAGGCGTGCCGGCAAAGCCGATCAACAGGGCCGGCGGCAAGTCGTGCTTGATGCGGTAATCGCTCAAGGCATAGGTGTGAATGTTGTGTCGGGCCAGTTGCCGGGCGATGTCCGTGTCACTGAGTTCGGGGGGCAGCCAGGCGATCAGGTGCATGCCGGCATCGGTCTGAGTGATTCTGAAAAAGCTGCCGATCTGCTGTTCAAGTTGCTCGATCAATGCCTGCTGGCGCGCCTTGTACAGTGCACGCATGCGGCGGATGTGCCCGAGGAAGTGGCCTTCGCGCATGAAGTCCGCCGTTGTGGCCTGAAGCAATGTAGGCGGGCTGCGGTCCATGACCGCGCGCAGGGTGCAAAAGGGCTCGACCAGCGCCTGCGGCAGGATCACGTAACCCCAGCCGCAGTGACGGGAAGAGCACTTTGCTGAACGTGCCGACGTAGATCACCCGGGCCATCTGGTCCAACGCATACAGTGCCGGGAGAAGTCGACCCCTGTAGCGGAACTCGCTGTCGCAATCGTCCTCGATGATCCAGCTCTGATGCTGGGTGGCCCAGTCGATGAGTGCCTGGCGCCGCTCATAACTCAGAGTGACACCCAAAGGATGCTGACGCGAAGGTGTACAAAATACCAGGCGCGCATCAGGGCACTCGGCAAGGCCTTGCTGCACATCGATCCCCTGTTCATCAACCCGCAATGGAATTATCCGAGCCCCCTGGGCTTGCAACGCAATCCGCGCGGCGATGTGCCCAGGGTCTTCCATCCAGGCACTGTCCTGCGGATTGAGTAGCAGCATGGCCAGCAGGTTGAACGCTTGCTGCGCGCCGGAAACGATCACTACTTGCCCGGCGTCGCAGTCGATACCTCGCGCATCGAAGACGTATTCGGCTATCGCGGTGCGAAACGCCTGCAAGCCTTGCAGCTCGCCATAACCCAGAATCGCCTTGGTTGGCTTGAGTAGATGACGGTTCATCAGGCGCCGCCAGATTGCCTGCGGAAATGCTTCATAGGTGCTGTGACTGGGCAGGAAGGAGGTCGGCGTCGCCGGATCCCAGTCGGTATACGACACCCCGCGAAAATGATCGCTGCGCAGCGACAGCATCGACTGGCTCAGTTCGGACAGGCGCGGTGGCTGGCGCGGTGGCTCGTCCTCGAATTTGCGGCTTTCCCACTCAGTACCGACATACGTACCTGCACCCGTGCGCGAGGCCAGGAAGCCTTCGGCAATCAATTGATCGAACGCGTTGAGTATGGTGATCCGCGACAGCCCCAACTCAATGCTCAAGGTCCGGGTCGATGGCAGGCGCACGCCCCCCTGGATTCTGCCGTTGAGTATCTGTTTGCGAATCTGCAGATACAGCTGGCGGTACAGGGGGATGGCACTGGCGCGGTCCAGTTCGATTGCCGACAGCAGCAAACCTGTGGGGGATTTCATGACATGCTCGTCTGGGTGAAATGGGATTTGATCTGGAAACTGTTGGGCGACGGGGGAGGTTAGGGTAGCGAGCGGGACTCGATGGTGCTAGCAATCTGTTGGGTTGATTCCAACTGCCCTCGTGGGCTGTGACCTGACAACGGCATCCGAACATCTCACCTACTCAACGGAATGGCGTGTTTTACGCCCAAATCAGAAGCAGGAGCGAACATGGCAAAAAAGGAAAAGTTATCACCTGGTGGCGGAGTGGCCTGGGCAGAACCTCTGCTACCTATTCTTTTCTGGGGGTTCTGGACGCCGATCCTGTACATCATCATTGCACCTTGGTTGAGCCTCGGTGTCATGAAAGTCTGGCCAACCCCTGTTTTTGCCGGATTCTTTACCGCTATGGCGTCCACTGGCTGGCTTTGCGCGTCTGTAGTGGTGTTTTTGGTGACTGCGTACCAGTTAGGTACCGCCGCTTACCAACGTAGGCAGAGGGGGAAGGGGGACGCAGCATCTTCGGCTGCCAGGAAATCACAGTCGAACCTTTGATGCGAGCACGATCCGTCCTCGCTCCCGCAGAGTCTGTGCCTCTGCTGTACTTATGCGGTGTGAAGGGCCAGCCACTGTTGCCAATGGCTTCAGCAGCCGGCCCTCTCAATCACGCCTTAGCGTAAGCTGGCTTCACTGCCTGGCGGGTGTTCAGCAAGGTCTCGATGGTACGAGGCGGCTTGCCGACGGTGCGCGGGTACTCTACCAGGTTGACGCCAAGCATTTGCCCGGCATCGAGTTGAACATCTGTCGCTGTCGCCGACGACGAGCCCGGTGAGGTAGTGCCCTCCAGCACCGCGTCCAGGTTGTTGTTCGCTTGCTGATACGAGATGCCTTGGGCCTTGTCGAGGAAGGCTACAAAATTGGCATAGTCCTCGGAATTCGGGTCGAGGATAGATGCCTTCAGCCCGGTAACGTAGTACTCGTACTTGAAGTTGAAAGTGATCTTCTCCACTGAACTGCAGGGGGAGGTGAACGCCTTCTGAGACGAATCGACGGACAGGTAGTAGTACTTGATCTTGGGGAAATAGACCGTAGTACTACCGGAACTGTCGGTTGGCACCGCTTCATGGCACTGCGCGAGAATGGCGGTCTCGTAGTTGCGTTCGCGGTCATCCCAGCTGGCACGAAGGCTATTGCCCACGCCCTGGATGAATGCTGTCACATCTGCGATTACTGCCTCTGGCACGACTACCGCGTCAAAAACAAGTTTCAGGAAGGCAGTGTTGAACTCGGTGATTACCTGCGTCACGGAGTAGGTTTCAGTTGTGACGCGATAGTTAGTCAATCCGCCGGCTTGTGCCAGCAAGAACTGCATGTAGTGCGTCACAGATGCCGACCACTGAGAAGTCGGTGCGATGTCCCCAGGTAGTACCTTGCTTGGGTTCGCCTTCAGGAACTGGAACACTTTGATACGCAGCGTGGCGAAGAAGTTGGAAACCTTGTCGCATACCCCGCGGCCGGTGGTGAACTCCGGGTTCGAAGTCACGAACGAGCTGGACAGGTTAACGAACGAGATCAGGCCATCCGAATCCTGGAAGGCCGACTGGTCATCGTCCGACAGCGCCAGTACAGAGTCCAGCAACTCGTGCGGGTTGGCCAACTGAGCTTGCTCTAGCGTCAACGCTGCGCCCACATGGGCAGGCGGATAGGCGGTTGGCGCATGACAGATTACCGTGTTGGTGGTCACGCCAGGCACAAGGTGCCCGGGAATGCTGCCGTTTGGTATCCAGATGTAGGTGCCAATGGGGCGGAACTCTACATGGTTGGGATCGACTGGCTGCACACCAGGAGGCTGAGTGCCAATGACCGGTGTTGAACCGCCCCAGAAGTGCGGCGGGTTGGTCGACACCGGCACCCACCACGCGCCATTTTGCAGGGCCAGAACTT
This region includes:
- a CDS encoding TIM barrel protein is translated as MNNKIQERFNALLSHKVVGHETAPVLTEALAQRLLERLGQLRLFAHAYPLLTNLTHGRVTPADLLDFAYRHELQGLSLHLLDGEEYSLSQMSPVQLQAFASKAKALGLDVHLEISSTLKKDVDQVIAIAKALGVRNIRVYSRYEGTLSRVMDVIETDLHYLAQQADANDLYFDFEQHEELKSSEIAQLLNRLNHPRLHALFDFGNMINACEQPLQALHNLAPHIRQVHLKGVRIVPEQKGFGHYGVLQGSDEDDLPSARMLFELLMLGEATPQVIAFILEQENHYVAPAFRQHVEAADPFIAYREMSETPLPKGYSLERMLADEHRWANNQVAYVRRVLGELRILAELTLATPSNA